The genomic DNA CCCTGGGCGCCTGGCGGCGCCACGGACGTCATCGCCCGCATCGTGGGCAAGCGCCTGGGCGAGCAGCTGGGCCAGCCCATCGTGGTCGAGAACAAGGGCGGCGCGGGCGGCAACATCGGCACGGCCGCGTTCGTGCGCGAGAAGGCCGACGGCTATGCGCTGCTGATGACGACCAGTTCCACCAACGCCATCAACACCCATCTGTACAGCCAGACCGGCTACGACGCGGCCAAGGATTTCGCCCACGTGGCCTTCGTCGGTTCCATTCCGAACGTGCTCGAGGTGCCGGCCAAGTCGCCCTTCAAGACCGCCCGCGAGCTGCTGGACTACGCGCGCGCGAACCCCGGCAAGCTGGACTACGGCACGGCGGGGGTGGGCTCGTCGCAGCACCTGGCCGCGGCGCAACTGGTGCACAGCGCGGGGATCGAGATCACGCACATTCCCTACAAGGGCAGCGGCCTGGCCGTGGCGGACCTGCTGGGCGAGAAGATCGACTTCATGCTGGACACCGGCTCGCTGAGCCAGGTGAAGGGCGGCGCCTTGCGCGCGCTGGCCGTGGCCTCGGGCGAGCGCCTGAGCGTGCTGCCTGACGTGCCGACGTTCGACGAGGTGGGGCTGAAGGGCATGCACGCGGCGGCGTGGTACGGCCTGGCGGCCCGCGCCGGCACGCCGCCCGAGATCGTCGCGCGGCTGAACAAGGAAGTGAATGCGATCCTGCAGGAACCCGCCATCCGCAAGCAGCTGGAGGAGATGGGCGTGCAGGTGGGGCCGCTGCGTGACCCGGCCGCGCTCGATGCCTTCGTGCTGAAGGAAATCGAGCGCTTCAAAGCCCTGGTGGAAATGTCTGGCGCCAGATTAGACTAACCCCCCGAAGCGCTTGCGCGCCTCCCCCCTTAGGGGGGCGACACCAGCGGACTGGCAAAGCCAGCTCCGCGGTGTCCCGGATGAAGGCCGGCGCTGGCGCGCGGCCCTTTTCCAGCGAGGCCCTGTGCCTACTGCTGGTGGTAGATGGCCGCGCCCTTCTTCACGAACTCCACCGATTTTTCCTGCATGCCCTTGGCCAGCGCGTCATTGGCGCTCAGGCCCTGCTGCTGGGCATACTCGCGCACGTCCTGCGTGATCTTCATGCTGCAGAAGTGCGGGCCGCACATCGAGCAGAAGTGGGCGACCTTCATCGAGTCCTTGGGCAGGGTCTCGTCGTGGAATTCCTTGGCCGTGTCAGGATCCAGGCCAAGGTTGAACTGGTCTTCCCAGCGGAACTCGAAGCGCGCCTTGGACAGCGCGTTGTCGCGGATGGCCGCGCCCGGATGGCCCTTGGCAAGGTCGGCGGCATGGGCCGCGATCTTGTAGGTGATGATGCCGTCCTTCACGTCCTTCTTGTTGGGCAGGCCCAGGTGTTCCTTGGGCGTCACGTAGCAGAGCATGGCGGTGCCGTACCAGCCGATGAGCGCGGCGCCGATGCCCGAGGTGATGTGGTCGTAGCCCGGCGCGATGTCGGTGGTCAGGGGCCCCAGCGTGTAGAACGGCGCCTCGTGGCAGTGTTCCAGCTGCAGGTCCATGTTCTCCTTGATCATCTGCATGGGCACGTGGCCCGGGCCTTCGATCATGACCTGCACGTCGTGCTTCCATGCCACCTGGGTCAGTTCGCCCAGCGTCTTCAGTTCGGCGAACTGCGCCTCGTCATTGGCGTCCCAGGCCGAGCCCGGGCGCAGGCCATCGCCCAGCGAGAAGCTGACGTCGTAGGCCTTCATGATTTCACAGATCTCCTCGAAGCGTTCATAGAGGAAGCTCTCCTTGTGGTGCGCCAGGCACCACTTGGCCATGATCGAGCCGCCGCGCGAAACGATGCCCGTCATGCGGTCGGCGGTCATGGGAATGAAGGGCAGGCGCACACCGGCGTGGATGGTGAAGTAGTCCACGCCCTGTTCGGCCTGCTCGATCAGCGTGTCGCGGAAGATCTCCCAGGTCAGCTCCTCGGCCTTGCCGTCGACCTTTTCCAGCGCCTGGTAGATGGGCACGGTGCCGATGGGCACGGGCGAGTTGCGGATGATCCACTCGCGCGTTTCGTGGATGTGCTTGCCGGTGGACAGGTCCATGACCGTGTCGCCGCCCCAGCGGATGGCCCAGGTCATCTTCTCGACTTCCTCGCCGATGCCCGAGCTGACGGCGGAGTTGCCGATGTTGGCGTTGATCTTCACCAGGAAGTTGCGGCCGATGATCATCGGCTCGATTTCGGGGTGGTTGATGTTGGCGGGAATGATGGCGCGGCCGCGCGCGATCTCGTCACGCACGAATTCCGGGGTGATCTCGCCGGGGATGGCCGCGCCGAAGGACTGGCCGGGGTGCTGGCGCAGCAGGCGGCGGGCCAGCTTCTCGCCATCGGGGCCGCTGGCGCGCAGGGTCTCGATGTATTGCTCGCGGCGCAGGCTTTCGCGGATGGCCACGTATTCCATCTCGGGGGTGACGATGCCGCGGCGGGCATAGTGCATCTGCGAGACGTTGGCGCCGGCCTTGGCGCGGCGCGGCGGGCGCTGCAGGTCGAAGCGCATGGCGGTCAGCTTCGGGTCGAGCAGGCGTTCCTTGCCGTAGTCGCTGGTCGGGCCGGCGAGCAGTTCGGTGTCGCCGCGCTCGTCGATCCAGGCCTGGCGCAGGGCGGGCAGGCCGCGGCGGATGTCGATCTGCACCGAGGGGTCGGTATAGGGACCGCTGGTGTCGTAGACGGTCAGGGGCGGGTTCGATTCGCCGCCGAACATCGTGGGCGTGTCGTCCTGCGAGATTTCCCGGAACGGCACGCGCAGGTCGGGGCGGGAGCCTTGCTGGTAGATCTTGCGCGATTGCGGCAGCGGCGCGACGGCGGCCGAGTCGACTTCGGCCGTGGCGGCCAGGAACTTGGGATTGGCGTTCATGTGTAGCTCCAAACGAAAGCGTTGGTTGGAGCCGATAGGGACGGAATCCGGACGCGCACGGGCGAATGCGTGCGCGCAACCGGACTATCGCTCCCAGCATCGGCATTATCCGTACTGGTACGAAGGGACTCTCTCAACCCCCTTGCGCGCCGCGGGCGCGGCGCGGGAGTACCCCTGCGTGAACGCGAAGTATAGGGCGCGCGGCCCCGGCCCGTCGAACGCTGCCGGTGCTGCGTTGCAGCACGCGGGCTTGTCCCGCGCATCGGGCGGGCTTACATTCAGACGCAACCCCGCACGGCCGCATACCCGATAGGCAGGCCGCGCCCCGCTACACTTTTCCGTCTGGGGCCTGTGGGCCCGACGACATTGTTTCCATTCAGAAGAGAAGAGGCCGAGCATGATGCACACCCACAAGCGTTACCTGGCACCGGTCGCGGCCGCGCTGGTTTTGGTGCTGGCGGGTTGCCAGACCGCTTCCGACAAATCCGCCGGTGCCGCGGGCGCGCCTGCCACGCCGGGCCAGGCCCAACCGGCACCAGCCGCCAAGCCTGGCTCGCCCGCCACGCCGGCGGCGCAGGCGGCCGCCTCGGCAGCCCAGGTGGGCTTCTATATTGCCCAGACCAAGCAGGAAGCCGGCCTGCTGGAAGTGCCCTTGCAGGATGGCAAGCTGTACGTCCAGCGCACGCCGGTCCTGACTCGCGGCGATCTCGTCGAGGCTGCCGCCATGGTCGACCAGCAGGGCCAGAACTTCGTGGGCCTGCGCTTCAACGACGCTGGTGCGCGCAAGCTGAGCGAGATCAGCAGCAAGAACGTGGGCAATATGCTGGCGCTGGTGATCAACCGCGAGCTGGTCGCCGCGCCGCGCATTTCCGAGCCGCTGGATCGTGGCGTGCTGGCCTTCGGCACGCCCAACGCGCAAGCCGCCGCGGAAATCGCCGCGGCCATCCGTGGCGACGATCCCGCCGCCGAGCCCGCGCCCAGCGGCGCCACCCAGCCGGGCGCCGCGCCCGCGCCGACGGTGCCCGCGCAGTCGGGTAGCTGAACGCGCTGGTTGCGCTGCGCAAACAGGACGGCCTCTCCCGCAAGGGAGAGGCCGTTTGTCATGCGGGCCACGTCGCTGGCAGGGCGTTTCAGGCCGCGGCGGGGCGGTTGGTGACGAATGCCTCTTCCAGGCCTTGCGGCATGACCTGATACCAGCGTGTCGCATCCTCGAAGGCCCGGGCAATGCGAAGCACCTGAGGCTCGTGCCAGGGCCGGCCGACGAACTGCACGGAGATAGGCAGGCCTTCGTGCGAGAAGCCCGCGGGAACCGCCACGGAGCACAGATCCAGCAGGTTCACGAAGCGGCCGAAACGTGACAGCGTGGTCATGGACTCATCGACCTCCGCCACGGAGATGGCGGTGATGGCGTTGGTGGGCATGACGCAGACGTCCACCGGTTCCATGGCCGCGAGCATGGCCAGTCTTGCCTGTTCCCTGAGACGCAGCAGGCCGATGTATTGCGCGGCAGGGATGTCGCGCCCTGCCAGGATGCGGCGTTTCACGTGAGGATCGAACACGAGATCCTGCT from Orrella dioscoreae includes the following:
- a CDS encoding Bug family tripartite tricarboxylate transporter substrate binding protein is translated as MSVKRFIAPLFAAGALAVAMPACAQAQYPDRPIRLVVPWAPGGATDVIARIVGKRLGEQLGQPIVVENKGGAGGNIGTAAFVREKADGYALLMTTSSTNAINTHLYSQTGYDAAKDFAHVAFVGSIPNVLEVPAKSPFKTARELLDYARANPGKLDYGTAGVGSSQHLAAAQLVHSAGIEITHIPYKGSGLAVADLLGEKIDFMLDTGSLSQVKGGALRALAVASGERLSVLPDVPTFDEVGLKGMHAAAWYGLAARAGTPPEIVARLNKEVNAILQEPAIRKQLEEMGVQVGPLRDPAALDAFVLKEIERFKALVEMSGARLD
- the thiC gene encoding phosphomethylpyrimidine synthase ThiC; the encoded protein is MNANPKFLAATAEVDSAAVAPLPQSRKIYQQGSRPDLRVPFREISQDDTPTMFGGESNPPLTVYDTSGPYTDPSVQIDIRRGLPALRQAWIDERGDTELLAGPTSDYGKERLLDPKLTAMRFDLQRPPRRAKAGANVSQMHYARRGIVTPEMEYVAIRESLRREQYIETLRASGPDGEKLARRLLRQHPGQSFGAAIPGEITPEFVRDEIARGRAIIPANINHPEIEPMIIGRNFLVKINANIGNSAVSSGIGEEVEKMTWAIRWGGDTVMDLSTGKHIHETREWIIRNSPVPIGTVPIYQALEKVDGKAEELTWEIFRDTLIEQAEQGVDYFTIHAGVRLPFIPMTADRMTGIVSRGGSIMAKWCLAHHKESFLYERFEEICEIMKAYDVSFSLGDGLRPGSAWDANDEAQFAELKTLGELTQVAWKHDVQVMIEGPGHVPMQMIKENMDLQLEHCHEAPFYTLGPLTTDIAPGYDHITSGIGAALIGWYGTAMLCYVTPKEHLGLPNKKDVKDGIITYKIAAHAADLAKGHPGAAIRDNALSKARFEFRWEDQFNLGLDPDTAKEFHDETLPKDSMKVAHFCSMCGPHFCSMKITQDVREYAQQQGLSANDALAKGMQEKSVEFVKKGAAIYHQQ
- a CDS encoding SecDF P1 head subdomain-containing protein, producing MHTHKRYLAPVAAALVLVLAGCQTASDKSAGAAGAPATPGQAQPAPAAKPGSPATPAAQAAASAAQVGFYIAQTKQEAGLLEVPLQDGKLYVQRTPVLTRGDLVEAAAMVDQQGQNFVGLRFNDAGARKLSEISSKNVGNMLALVINRELVAAPRISEPLDRGVLAFGTPNAQAAAEIAAAIRGDDPAAEPAPSGATQPGAAPAPTVPAQSGS